In Spirochaetales bacterium, the following proteins share a genomic window:
- the gnd gene encoding decarboxylating NADP(+)-dependent phosphogluconate dehydrogenase — MIKKADIGLIGLAVMGQNLVLNMNDHGYSVAVFNRTVSKTDDFLNNAAKGRTTVYGTRSLEEFIGLLSVPRKIVLMVKAGEVVDTFIESLIPHLEKGDLIIDGGNSNFRDTIRRTADLNDKGLLYIGTGISGGEEGARHGPSIMPGGNPDAWPLAKDILQAISAKTDKGEPCCDWVGSDGAGHYVKMVHNGIEYADMQIICECYHLLLTVAGLTHEEMQVVFAEWNRGDLSSYLIEITAAIMERKDDDGKPLLEKILDAAGQKGTGKWSVASALDFGAPATMMGEAVFARCLSAMKEERVAASGILKGPRHIPEIDRKGFVDDLRRALLASKIVSYAQGFMLMREASKEFHWDLDYGGIALLWREGCIIRSVFLQRIKDAFEKQPDMENILCADYFRLIIDDSQASWRRVIAAAVEAGIPVPALSSALAFYDGYRSDRLPANLIQALRDYFGAHTYRRIDRKPEDFFHTDWTGKGGDVAAGTYTV, encoded by the coding sequence ATGATAAAGAAAGCGGATATCGGCCTTATCGGGCTTGCCGTCATGGGCCAGAATCTTGTCCTCAATATGAACGACCACGGATATTCGGTTGCCGTGTTCAACCGTACCGTGTCGAAGACCGATGATTTTTTGAACAATGCCGCGAAAGGGCGAACCACGGTGTATGGGACCCGCAGTCTGGAGGAGTTTATCGGCCTGCTTTCGGTCCCGAGAAAGATCGTCCTCATGGTAAAAGCCGGCGAGGTAGTCGATACGTTTATCGAATCCCTTATCCCCCATCTGGAAAAGGGAGATCTGATCATAGACGGCGGAAACTCCAACTTCAGGGATACGATCAGGCGTACCGCGGACCTCAACGATAAGGGATTGCTTTACATCGGAACAGGTATCTCCGGCGGGGAAGAGGGCGCCCGTCACGGCCCGTCGATCATGCCCGGCGGGAATCCGGATGCCTGGCCGCTTGCCAAAGACATTTTACAGGCGATCAGCGCAAAAACGGATAAAGGCGAACCTTGTTGTGATTGGGTCGGAAGCGACGGGGCGGGCCATTATGTCAAAATGGTGCACAACGGGATCGAATACGCCGATATGCAGATAATTTGCGAGTGTTACCACCTGCTTTTAACAGTCGCCGGACTGACGCACGAAGAAATGCAGGTGGTGTTTGCAGAATGGAACAGGGGCGATTTGAGCAGCTACCTTATTGAAATCACCGCGGCGATCATGGAGCGGAAGGATGATGACGGAAAACCGCTTTTGGAAAAAATACTCGACGCGGCAGGCCAAAAGGGAACAGGCAAATGGTCCGTCGCCTCCGCCCTGGACTTCGGCGCCCCGGCGACCATGATGGGAGAAGCGGTATTCGCGCGCTGTCTGTCCGCAATGAAGGAAGAACGCGTAGCGGCGTCCGGTATTCTCAAGGGGCCTCGCCATATACCGGAGATCGACCGGAAGGGATTCGTTGACGATCTCAGGCGCGCCCTTCTTGCCTCGAAGATCGTCTCGTATGCACAGGGGTTTATGCTGATGCGGGAGGCATCGAAAGAATTCCATTGGGATCTCGATTACGGCGGTATTGCCCTTCTGTGGCGGGAAGGATGTATTATCCGGAGTGTTTTTCTGCAAAGGATAAAGGACGCGTTCGAAAAACAACCTGATATGGAGAATATTCTCTGTGCCGATTATTTTAGGCTGATCATCGATGATTCGCAGGCCTCCTGGCGCAGGGTAATTGCGGCAGCGGTCGAGGCCGGTATACCAGTCCCCGCCCTTTCCTCTGCCCTCGCTTTTTATGACGGATACAGAAGCGATCGTCTTCCCGCGAATCTGATCCAGGCATTACGTGATTATTTCGGGGCG